Proteins encoded in a region of the Marmota flaviventris isolate mMarFla1 chromosome 3, mMarFla1.hap1, whole genome shotgun sequence genome:
- the Itga5 gene encoding integrin alpha-5, translating to MPPRQPPRPAGGGLSREFGKLLPALSHSPLGGLGSGSGSVAPGQGRAGAMGSRTPGSPLHAARLCWGPRRRAQLPLLLPPLLPPLLLLLLLPPPPRVGGFNLDAEAPAVLSGPPGSYFGFSVEFYRPGTDGVSVLVGAPKANTSQPGVLQGGAVYFCPWAASPAQCTPIEFDSKGSRMLESSLSSTEGEEPVEYKSLQWFGATVRAHGSSILACAPLYSWRTEKEPLSDPVGTCYLSTDNFTRILEYAPCRSDFSWAAGQGYCQGGFSAEFTKTGRVVLGGPGSYFWQGQILSATQQQIAESYYPEYLINLVQGQLQTRQASSIYDDSYLGYSVAVGEFNGDDTEDFVAGVPKGNLTYGYVTILNGSDIRSLYNFSGEQMASYFGYAVAATDVNGDGLDDLLVGAPLLMERTADGRPQEVGRVYVYLQHLAGIEPTPTITLTGHDEFGRFGSSLTPLGDLDQDGYNDVAIGAPFGGETQQGVVFVFPGGPGGLGSKPSQVLQPLWATGHAPNFFGFALRGGRDLDGNGYPDLIVGSFGVDKAVVYRGRPIVSASASLTIFPAMFNPEERSCSLEGNPVACINLSFCLNASGKHVPNSIGFAVELQLDWQKQKGGVRRALFLASRQATLTQILLIQNGAREDCREMKIYLRNESEFRDKLSPIHIALNFSLDPQAPVDSHGLRPVLHYQSKSRIEDKAQILLDCGEDNICVPDLQLEVFGEQNHVYLGDKNALNLTFHAQNVGEGGAYEAELRVTAPPEAEYSGLVRHPGNFSSLSCDYSTVNQSRLLVCDLGNPMKAGASLWGGLRFTVPHLQDTKKTIQFDFQILSKNLNNSQSDVVSFQLSVEAQAQVSLNGVSKPEAVFFPVSDWHPRDQPQKEGDVGPAVHHVYELINLGPSTISRGVLELSCPQAQEGQPFLYVTKVAGVSNCTSRYPPNPEGLELDPEGSQHHLQRREAPGRSPASSGPRVLKCPEAECFRLRCEVGPLLRQESRSLQLHFRVWAKTFLQKEHQSFSLQCEAVFEALKMPYRILPQQLPQKKLQVSTAVQWTKAEGNNGVPLWIIILAILFGLLLLGLLIYVLYKLGFFKRSLPYGTAMEKAQLKPPATSDA from the exons ATGCCCCCCCGCCAGCCCCCTCGGCCGGCGGGGGGAGGGCTCAGCCGGGAGTTTGGCAAACTCCTCCCCGCGTTGAGTCATTCGCCTCTGGGAGGTTTAGGAAGCGGCTCCGGGTCGGTGGCCCCAGGACAGGGAAGAGCTGGCGCTATGGGGAGCCGGACGCCAGGGTCCCCACTCCACGCGGCGCGACTGTGCTGGGGTCCCCGGCGCCGAGCCCAGCTGCCGCTGCTGCTGCCGCCCTTGCTcccgccgctgctgctgctgctgctgctgccgccgccacCCAGGGTCGGGGGCTTCAACTTAGACGCAGAGGCCCCAGCAGTGCTCTCTGGGCCCCCGGGCTCCTACTTCGGCTTCTCAGTAGAGTTTTACCGGCCAGGAACAGACGG GGTCAGTGTGCTGGTGGGAGCACCCAAGGCCAACACCAGCCAGCCTGGAGTGCTGCAGGGTGGTGCCGTCTACTTCTGTCCTTGGGCTGCCAGCCCTGCACAGTGCACCCCAATCGAATTTGACAGCAAAG GCTCCCGGATGCTGGAGTCCTCACTGTCCAGTACAGAGGGAGAGGAGCCTGTGGAATATAAGTCCTTGCAGTGGTTCGGAGCGACCGTTCGAGCCCATGGCTCCTCCATCTTG GCATGTGCTCCACTGTACAGCTGGCGCACAGAGAAGGAGCCACTGAGTGACCCTGTGGGCACCTGCTACCTCTCCACAGACAACTTCACCCGCATTCTGGAGTATGCACCCTGCCGCTCAG ATTTCAGCTGGGCAGCAGGGCAGGGTTACTGCCAAGGGGGCTTCAGTGCCGAGTTCACCAAG ACCGGCCGTGTGGTCCTGGGTGGACCAGGGAGCTATTTCTGGCAAG GCCAGATCCTGTCTGCCACTCAGCAGCAGATTGCGGAGTCCTACTACCCAGAGTACCTGATCAACCTGGTTCAGGGGCAGCTGCAGACGCGACAGGCCAGCTCCATCTATGATGACAGTTACCTGG GATACTCTGTGGCTGTGGGTGAATTCAATGGTGATGACACAGAAG ACTTTGTCGCTGGTGTGCCCAAGGGGAACCTCACCTATGGCTAC GTCACCATCCTTAATGGATCAGATATCCGATCTCTCTACAACTTCTCAGGGGAACAG atgGCCTCCTACTTTGGCTATGCGGTGGCTGCCACTGACGTCAACGGAGATGG GCTGGATGACCTACTAGTGGGGGCACCCCTACTCATGGAGCGGACAGCTGATGGGCGGCCTCAGGAGGTGGGCAGAGTGTATGTATACCTGCAGCACCTGGCTGGCATAGAGCCCACACCCACCATTACCCTCACTGGCCATGATGAATTTGGCAGATTTGGCAGCTCCTTGACCCCCTTGGGGGACCTGGACCAGGATGGCTACAATG ATGTGGCCATTGGGGCTCCCTTTGGTGGGGAAACCCAGCAGGGGGTAGTTTTTGTATTCCCTGGGGGCCCAGGGGGACTGGGCTCTAAGCCTTCCCAGGTTCTGCAGCCCCTGTGGGCAACTGGCCATGCCCCAAACTTCTTTGGCTTTGCTCTTCGAGGAGGCCGAGACCTGGATGGCAACGGATACCCTG ATCTGATTGTGGGGTCCTTTGGTGTGGACAAGGCTGTTGTATACAG GGGTCGCCCCATCGTGTCTGCCAGTGCCTCCCTCACCATCTTCCCCGCCAtgttcaacccagaagaacgcaGCTGCAGCTTGGAAGGGAACCCTGTAGCCTG TATCAACCTTAGCTTCTGCCTCAATGCTTCTGGAAAACATGTCCCCAACTCCATTG GCTTTGCGGTGGAGCTCCAGCTGGACTGGCAGAAGCAGAAGGGAGGGGTACGGCGGGCGCTCTTCCTGGCCTCCAGACAGGCGACACTGACCCAGATACTGCTCATCCAGAATGGGGCCCGGGAGGACTGCAGAGAGATGAAGATCTACCTCAGG AATGAGTCAGAATTCCGAGATAAACTCTCCCCGATTCACATCGCCCTCAACTTCTCCTTGGACCCTCAAGCCCCCGTGGACAGCCATGGCCTCCGGCCCGTCCTACATTACCAGAGCAAGAGCCGGATAGAAGATAAG GCTCAGATCTTGCTGGACTGTGGAGAAGACAACATCTGTGTGCCTGACCTACAGCTGGAAGTATTTGG GGAGCAGAATCATGTGTACCTAGGTGACAAGAATGCCCTGAACCTGACTTTCCACGCCCAGAATGTGGGTGAGGGAGGTGCCTATGAGGCTGAGCTTCGGGTCACAGCCCCTCCAGAGGCTGAGTACTCAGGACTTGTCAGACACCCAGGG aaCTTCTCCAGCCTGAGCTGTGACTACTCTACTGTGAACCAGAGCCGCCTGCTGGTGTGCGACCTAGGCAACCCCATGAAGGCAGGAGCCAGT CTCTGGGGTGGCCTTCGGTTCACCGTCCCTCACCTACAAGACACAAAGAAAACCATCCAGTTTGACTTCCAGATCCTCAG CAAGAATCTCAACAACTCACAGAGCGATGTGGTCTCCTTCCAGCTCTCTGTTGAGGCTCAGGCCCAGGTCTCCCTTAATGG TGTCTCCAAGCCTGAGGCTGTGTTCTTCCCAGTAAGTGACTGGCATCCCCGAGACCAGCCTCAGAAGGAGGGGGACGTGGGCCCTGCCGTCCACCATGTCTATGAG CTCATCAACCTGGGCCCCAGCACCATCAGCCGGGGAGTGCTGGAGCTCAGCTGTCCCCAGGCCCAGGAAGGTCAGCCGTTCCTCTACGTGACCAAGGTCGCTGGAGTTAGCAACTGCACCAGCAGATACCCACCTAACCCTGAGGGCCTGGAG CTGGATCCCGAGGGTTCCCAACACCACCTGCAGAGAAGAGAGGCTCCAGGTAGGAGCCCTGCCTCCTCCGGGCCTCGGGTCCTG AAATGCCCAGAGGCTGAATGTTTCAGGCTGCGCTGTGAGGTTGGTCCACTGCTTAGGCAAGAGAGCCGAAGTCTACAGCTGCATTTCCGAGTCTGGGCCAAGACCTTTCTGCAG AAGGAGCACCAATCATTCAGCCTGCAGTGTGAAGCTGTGTTTGAAGCCCTGAAAATGCCCTATCGAATCCTACCCCAGCAACTACCCCAAAAGAAACTTCAG GTGTCCACAGCCGTGCAGTGGACCAAGGCAGAAGGCAACAATGGCGTCCCACTGTGGATTATTATCCTCGCCATCCTTTTCGGCCTCCTGCTCCTAGGTCTGCTCATCTACGTCCTCTACAAG CTTGGATTCTTCAAACGCTCCCTCCCATATGGCACGGCCATGGAAAAAGCTCAGCTCAAGCCTCCAGCCACCTCTGATGCCTGA